ATAACTTTTGATGATATCACCAAGCCATATGTCCTTCCATTTTTTCTGCTGAAACTGTTTATTTGCAGCACCCAGGCCAATCAGTTGTTCTCAATCTTGTCTGATCGGTGCCGCCTATAGTCTTCATATGCATCCTTAATGGCTGTAACCAGCAAAACAAAGGCTAATGCCAAATTGAAGCTCCACGACCAAAAACAGCCAGCTGGGAAAGCTGATTGAGAATGGCAATCACAAGAAAGTATATGTATGCAACCCGATGGAATTGTTCAAACAAATTCCGGCAAAAAAGTCAAGATAAAATATTTCCCAGTCGTAATGAAGTTCCCCGCATATTCAAACTTATCATGCTTTTTCCAGGATCATTTATATAAATTAATCTGGCGTCATCGTCATTAATCTCTTTATAGGAGGTGCTAAACCCACTTGGGACCAATCCGGTtatgatttaataataataagatcagAACCAGCACCCCTCGACCTGTGTCTCACTGCCGACTGTGATCTAAGATCACTAAAGTTCATATCCCTGACATAGCGGCCACCTGATATCCTCGAGTGAATCAACTGAATAGATTATATACTTCGGTGGGAGGATAAATATTGTAAAAAGTTAGGAACTATCagaattttcatttatttcgACCAGGGAATTCGAATCCATTCCAAAGAAGGTTTGCGGTCGGTAGAAAATCAACAAGAGAAGGAATATTAAGGATTCAAGGTGCGTGAATCAATAATGGAGAGGCCATGATCTGATTATCAAAGACCACTCCAGCATGTAACAAACGAAAGGCATAAAATTCACGAGTGTGAATCCCAAAATAATCACCAGAATAAAACAAAAGTATCTAAAACCGGAAAATCCAAACAAACCCAGGTGGCAATCTCCAGAACTCTGAAAAATTCAAGAACAGCCCCGTTAAATACATAAAATCTGAATTCCaccaaataaattaaacaaCTCACGCATGGTATTATCTGTCACATCGACAGCCTTCACAAAGAAGTGATCATGTGAGAGGCACACGATGTTGGTCAACGTATTTGAAAGATTAATTAAGCTGTAAAAAATGAAGAGAGACTGAAATAGAAAAAGCGATAAACAATAAAGACGAAAATGACTATTATCCCGAAAATCGATGCATAATCCAAAAAAAACATGAAGAGGTCAAAGGGACGACGATGATTGCAAAACTACTATTTCTTTTAAATTGTTCCACATATGGTGtcattcaaataatatttttttcaaattgagatacttcatttttttttaaatcaactTATCAAATAAGTTTGAAAAACTTATAAGCTCTTAAACAACTTATATTTTGTTTTGTACAACTTATAAGATGTCAAACAATTACTCAAAAAACTTATAAGTTGGTTTGAACAATTTATAAGTTGATTCAAACACTCTCTCATTGGATTTGgaggaaaaaaaattttaagccCATATACCATGTATAGATATATTTAAACGAGCTAGCGGGGTGGATCTATCCACAATCCGTCGTAGACATGGTGTGGCGGTCGTGTTTCTGACGGGTTGGAAAATTATCAACCCAACCCACTTATTTTAGATGGTGGGGCGGATCAACCCGATGACCAAACTAATTTTACATGTACTTTGGCAGACTGAGACGGGTTGACCTTAGGGATGAAATGGttggattcagatatgatttcataTCCTCGTCATCATCCTTGTTTATTATATTCACATCCATCTTTATTCACGTCCTTACCGGgtatttaatttttatcttcATCTCCGTACTAGTTggatgattatatatatatatatatatatatatatatatatatatatatatatatatatctcaaatATCTTATTACCGCATAtaattgtattttttaaatttaaattattctgATGAATCTATAAACATTTTCTTAGTTCTTAAGAcaataataagaaaaaattaaagataaaaatTAGCGAAACTACACATCATAGAAAACAGTAAATAATTAGTTTATCCCAACactattatattataaaaatagcACAAGCTATATgctaataatttttcattatatttaacTACCATCATCCAACAAAAAACATATAagaattaatatttatttaatataaatcaactcatttattttatattatagatCGAATGTAACCCATTTTGATAAGTCTAATCATACATATATGCAAGTTGTCGGGAAGTTTCATAAATTGGTATTGATGGGCCACATTTTGATGATAAGGGGGTAGTCGATACATGAGTATTTCATATTCATAAAATCATAATAGCTTTGTAAATAAGTAGGTAAAAAGGTCGAAGAATGGTCGTCGGTGATTGTGTCATTTTTTCTTTGTTTGTGGCTGGTGACCAGGTAACGTGGGCGATGTGTTCTGCGATTTGCTGATGGGTTCGTTGCAAACGATTGGGTTTATAAGCTATTTTATTTAACATCGGTATATGTATAATATACAAGCACTGGCGTGAggatattatataaaaaatatatatatattctctcAAAAAATTATAAACATCCAAATGTGTTTGCTCGCCTTCAAATTcaatggaggattttgatttcGAGCGGAAGGTCCGTATATCCCCCCTACCAGAACCAGAAACTGaacaagaacaagaacaagagCAAGAGAGCCACAAGATTCAGATTGCAGAGCAAGCTTCCAACTCAATCGTTTCCTTGCTTCGCAGATTCCTCGCTGTTCAGCACCGCCGATCCCTTGTCTACACGCGCCTCAAACGGTATTCCACCGCACAAAATCCCTAACCAGGGAGactttcttttttaaaataatttatctgCTATGAAAGCAGGTTTTATATACATATTACTGTTGAATGGCAGGGGCTTCGAAGATTATATGCTTTCAGGGGGTGAATTAGCTTATCAACATCTTTGCAGTGAGATTACTGTTGAATTCAACGATTGCTCAAAACAGGTCAGTAATCTTATGATAAGGAATGCTCAAGAATTTTGCGATTCAGCCCATAGTGTTGCGGAAAAGATCAAACTTTACCGATTAACGTGTTCCAATCCATCTGGGAAATGTTTTATTTCAGTTTCTTGATGTCGTCCGCacaatttatttttgtaaagCTGCTTCCTTTATGCAGGTTCTTGAAATAGAATATCTATTTATGAACCCAGATTGCTGCAGAGAAGATCTAGCTCAGTTGCTTAGATCTGTTCAAGCACAAGAAAAAGATAAGCTGCATTCAGTATGTCTTCATCGCTGCAATTGACTTTTGTTATTTTGTTGATTAATTATTCGACTCGTATTTACAGCCAGACAATTATGGTTATTTGATTGAGTTCACGTATTAAGCGAAGGAAAACTTAGCATATCGAAACCAATAATACCTGTTATTTAAGCCATCCACTGTTGTGGATGGTGGCTTTATGTGGTATGCTGGCGTTGAGTGCATTTGCTTTTTGCGGGGAAAATACGGAACAATTTTATTAGAATGTGCTTTGCATACATTTTATGTCAAGCATGTATATGTGTGCTTGCAATGATGCTTTTACACCTTTTAGTTACACATTTTAACTTTGTATCCTTGTACTCTATGCTAAAAAGTCGTTATAGGGATTATTTCATTCTTTGTAATGTTTCTTCCAAAGTAAGGGAAATCCTGCCTgtatatttttttcttcttcatccACACAAACTTGAGAGGAGAATTATCTTTCACACTCTTTGCTCAGAATTAGACCATGCCAGATTCCCTCAAGGGCACGGGGATGTGATTTTCAAACACAAAACCCATCCCATCTTCAAATGACCCAACATAAACTTAATGGAACTTATTTTGAGAATGGTCCAATCGCTCTTTTATGTTCTCCAGGGCAAAGGAAAGGCTGTTTGTGTAACTAATGAAAACCAAATGCCTCTCTTCTGATAGCGCCTATGGTGGAGTGCATGGAAGGTCGATAATTCATTCTAGTTGCATAGTTGATAAATTCCATAGATCTTAAAACCGGGAGAACATACCCATTTTCCAAAATACTATGTACATATGGAAACATGTACATAAAACTTTCATAGATTTAGAAAACACGTGTCTATGCTTTAAGATTTTTTAAAATCAGGGTTGTCCGGGACCCCGGGTGATGCAAACCCTAGCAATATTTTGAAGGGACACATCAATAATTCATGTAACTAAAATCACCCCAGGTAAAGAAAGTTTTGAATTTTTACTTGCATAATGAGTAAGAACCTAAGCCCATGCATTAAAATGGACATTAACCCTTTACTTAAAGTTGTAAGAACCTTGGTGTTGAACGTGGATGCTACAACCCACACATGTGGATACACGAGCTGATAAGTTAAATATCAAATAGTAGGAGGACTTTCCCCGCAATAAGTTCTTGACCACATAGGAGGCATAAGATATATTAAGGAAACTCACAAAATCTTTTTAAAATCCAAGAATACATGGACATGATACTAAATCTCGCCTGTACATGTGTACATATAGGAAAACTTGCTACACGTTACAAGACaggttaaaataattaaatttgagCCCGTGGCCCATTATAAGATGCTAACTACTAAACTTGAAAAttatgtaaaaataaataaattttggtcAATGGTCAATTATGCCATTAgtcatctagaagtttgacccATTGCTTAATGAAAAATTGATTTCCTTTGGGACTAAATAAACAATCGTCATGTTGATAGTTCGGTACCTCAAAGTTAGCTCATCAAGGTTAGCCAAGTGGTGGGCATGCAAGCAAGACTTGACGCATTGTCATCCGCTAGGTATTATTTTTCATGTAGGTT
This Primulina eburnea isolate SZY01 chromosome 2, ASM2296580v1, whole genome shotgun sequence DNA region includes the following protein-coding sequences:
- the LOC140823958 gene encoding uncharacterized protein → MEDFDFERKVRISPLPEPETEQEQEQEQESHKIQIAEQASNSIVSLLRRFLAVQHRRSLVYTRLKRGFEDYMLSGGELAYQHLCSEITVEFNDCSKQVLEIEYLFMNPDCCREDLAQLLRSVQAQEKDKLHSTALIQVLKKAGCPSERLVNHANCRFRQSTEHECVHIQKITEASGTEEAEADAEYDNSLKKAIKGVQDAVVSINECLEEIRYEIAGLEAK